Sequence from the Nasonia vitripennis strain AsymCx chromosome 5, Nvit_psr_1.1, whole genome shotgun sequence genome:
acgagcagATTTGCATCGCAGAGAAAGTCCCTGTCTCAGCTTGATACTTTTCTGTCCAATGTATTTGTCTGGCAATTGCATAACGCTCTCGAGATGTTAATTCGTCTCGAATGCTGGGCACGAACAACAGCCGCACACACCCCCACATGCAAAAAATCGCGCACGCCATAACAAATGAgaaatatatgcatatatataatacatatacACATCAGAGCactgcagctgcagcagcattACGTCGTGGACACACGCGTGTGTCTATGTACTGTCGCACGTTAACCTTTCACCGTTATAAGCTTGCTAACCGTTCACTTGCATGACAGCTCAATTTGGTAATCCAGCGACAGTCACAAGGGTGCCTTCCGTCAAACGAAATCCGTCCTTTAAGTCTGCATCATCAGGTATCTAAACTGACATTTTTGCCTTTCGACTTGTTCCAGTTGTATATTATTCTTGCTCTTATGTAATGGTCACGCCATTGTTCgtgtcgattttttttaattttcgcttTTATAGGATATAAAGTTTGAAGATTTTCATTTGAAATGCGTCAGCTGTTCTTTCTTCGTAAAACGTTTATGACTTACAGAGGCGGCTAAAGAGTTCAATTTATGGATAGTAAATTCTGCGTATTTTTCACAAAAGGaatatatgtacaacaatgcACACACTGAACGATCCCTGTACGATTTCCTCAATGTTTACATGTTGACTTGCTTACACGCTTCCATACAATTTTTGCCATAAACAACCAAGGTGTGGAGAAAAGTTGCACTGCTTATTCAATGTAAAAAGCTGCGGTAGAACCATTACATAAGAGgcatttaaacaaaattaattgttaacTATCATCATATGTGATATTAAATCGATTTGATGAATCTCAACGCGTTGTTCAGGTATTGCATACTCTAAATGTCTGAATGGCTGCTAATtgctttttaataattcacAAAAATACTATTCATGAtaactgaagaaaaaaaatactcatCACTGGTAAGAAAACATTGCAAAGaattaattgtaaaattcgCAATAGGTCAAGCTGGTGCAGTGGACGAAGAAACCTTCCTCACGGCGTTCGAGGATGTGCCACCGGTGAAGCTATTCTCCAGCAAGGATCTCGAGGAGCAAATGAAGGCGATTAAGGACATTATAGGCGATGACAAGAAAGACTGGAAACAGAGAACGGATAGCGTATGTATATCTTGATTTCGTAATCGAAGGAAGAGTGGACGTACGAATGAACGTGGAATTTAAATGGCAGTTTATATGCCATCAATTATGTGGAAAAAACTATCTCTCGATGCACATGTTAAACCTTCTATAcagagttttattttttataataaatttcgaTGTTCATCTTGACACACATCCACGACGTTGGTTTTCCAATTGGAATCACGCTTATTTGCATACCATAACGTTAAAGCTGAATCACAAGCAAGACGGAAGATTCATGACAcgtgtatttttctttctctccacAGATGAAAAAACTGCGAGGGATAATAATAGCCGGCGGAATGAACTACGACATATTCCCGGTCTGTCTGAAGGATCTTCAGCGGCCGTTCGAGACGGCCTGCGCGGATCTGCGCTCGCAGGTGGTTCGCGAGGTCTGCATCACCCTCGCCTATCTGAGTCTCCAGCTCAAGAACAAGTTCGCCAGTTTCGGCGAGACCGTTTTGCCGACGTTAATGAACCTCATCCAAAACAGTGCCAAGGTGAGAGCACCGATCCATCTTTGGCAAATTAAAATCTCTCACGGCTGGCGTTCTGCCCGGCTTCGCTAATAAGTCTCCGAGATACTCATcattgttctttttttctgctaTTTCTTTCTTCGAAAAGGTCGTGGCGACGGCTGGTGCAGTGGCGGTGCGTTTTATACTGCAGAACACCCACAGCAGCCGCTACGTGCCAATCATCGTGGCGTCACTGAACAACAAGAGTAAAGACATACGCCGTGCGACCTGCGAGTATCTGCACTTGATTCTGCAGTCCTGGCAGACGGCAATTCTGCAGAAGCACGTGAACATTCTTCAGGACGCGATAAAGAAGGGGATGGCCGACTCAGATTCCGAGGCTAGAGCTTTCGCCAGAAAGTAAGCTGTCTTGAGATGTGACGTGTGAGCTGATGCGGAGGACACGACTAAAATGATCCTATATCGATTTTCAGATCTTACTGGGCATTCAAAGAGCACTTCCCGGAAAATGCCGAAGCCCTGCTCAACAGTCTCGACGCGACGTACAAACGTGCCCTGATGTCACTGAGCAACAGCGGCAGCATAAACAGCCTGAACGCGGTGTCGAAAACGAATACTAGTCCACGCGCGCCTAGACCTGCCATGAGTGCCACAGGTTAGTATCGTCAACGATATTCGCGGAAATTGGTCAAAGCTGCATTATTCATCTTCATCATCGTCATTGTGATCGTTGCGGGAATATGCGGGTTGTTGAATGTTAAGTGACGTAAAGTCGAGCGCGCTGTCGCAGGTTTCGATAGCAATAAGAAAAGTTGACGAGTCAACGGACGGTAAATGTTTGACTTTCTTTTCCATGCTGCTTTATGTGACTTGACATTGCATTACGCGTACGAAGGTAGCACGGAAAACTTGCATCATACTCAGGGCCAACCTCATGGCCCGCTCAGACGCACTCCGTCCTTGCCACGATCTTATCGTCAATCTGGGATTCCGATTCTTCAAAGACCTACTGACAATCACTGTAATTCTTATAATTGTTTAGAAGTTTTCCcattatttgatttttattttcaaatgcCATACATATGTCAGTTCCCAACAGTCGAAAGTATATAACGCTGATACTTGCACGTTTTATAGTTTACTAGATTCTCAGACAATGAAATCTCCTTGTAATACGCACAGTTTCATAATGATATATGTtgtgatttatttttgttcagACAGCACACCCTTATACGTGATCTATAAtatgtaatttaatttagcgtTTATCAACATCCAACTACTTTTCATCCACATCGTAAAATACTATTAACATACATTACGTTGATCGTCGTAACTATATACGAAactacttttattattatgtattattttcgATTTAATGATCGTTGAGTCCATGTAATTTTAGCCTTCGTACATATTTttagtaatattatatattttgctCGTATTAATTTCGTACACTAACATATTGTAAACTTTGAAGTTGATGTATGTTAGCATCGTAGTCGAGAAATTTCAATCAATtctatatgattttattttaaggTCGCGTATCCCCTGGAGTAAGATCAACAAGTGCCATAGATCTCCAAGCTGCTCAAAGAGCCAAAGCTAGAATGAAGTATGCGTACATGAATCGACAGAAGGCTACACTTCGTatgtattttttgtattttttatctgTACAAGCTACTAACAATGCTAACCtactatttaaaatttgttcaatGCTGCAAAGATAATGATCATGGTGGTCAACCAAGCAGACAAGGTATTGCTACGTTGATTGCTCTGAGTTATTTTCGATGTTGTGTAATTCATTGTTAAAATAGgatattttataatgttttaactttttatttaacaGCTCGGCCGAATAAATCGCCAGAATCCAGTTCTATGGCCAGTCCCGAAAGAATTGCACGAACAAGAACTCGCGTTTCTGGAGTTTCGCAATCTCAACGTAAGTCTCTTAATTATTTGtcagattttttatttgatgctCGTTAACGTGAATTATGCTATTTTAATAATGTCAAAcgttaattttcaatttacagCTAGCAGTAGATCTGGTTCACCTTCGTCCAGGTTGAGCTATGCAACGTACAATAGGGATGGTGAATCTCTGGTTCCAAGACCTAAAATATTGGATCATGGAATGCGAAGCTCGGGAAATAGTCGGGAACCTAGTCCGCAACGATTTGGGTATGACAGAAACAGTTTTGGAAGTAAAGTCaggtatgtatatattttctttGTAGAAAACCTTTGTTAGAAAAacaacattaattttttgcaattcCATTACAGGAGTAGGAATTTACACATGTCACCGACGGATAGGCCACCTTCTCGACCTGTTATGGCGCAAAAAATGCTCCAGCAATCGCGCGAAGCTGAATCTGCATTAGCTGATGCTCTTACGTTCGACAGTATTGACAGTTATACCAGAACACCTAAAGGTAAAGGAGATCATAGTGATGACAGTGAAACCAGCAGCATTTGTTCAGAACGCAGTCACGACAGCTTTCGTAGACCGAGCGAtgtaagtattttttatataattttttaatgataaaaatcAATCACTCAGATCACACAAAAATTTAGTTATAGTTTAATCACAAATGACATTCTTTAAAAAACATGGACgaaaatcttatttttgaGTTTGTTTCTACAACAATATAATTATCCTTGATTTTCTCTCTTGATTGACTATAActtaataaaatacttatctgaaTAATTTGCATATGTCAATTATACATCAATTTTGCATAAAATGTACCTCAAAGTCaattaataatatactttAATCTTTCTAAAATCCTAAAGTTAAAGTTTTAAATTTCACAATCAATTGTGTCTTTATTTACAAAGTTTACTAAAAATGTAGCTAACATATGTTTGGTTCCTTTTTGATTTTGTTGCTGCCTGTTTATTTCATTTGGACTAATTGGACATGCCTGAAACACTTTATGAAACACCGTGTTTGATCTTGTTGAACCTGTTAGTCATTTTCGTGGAGTGGCTCCCAGCAAAGATTGTATCGAGATGTATGGGATCAATCAATCCCAAAGGTTTGTTTGTTTTATGCATAATCCATAACCTTTATTGATTGATAAATGTTCCTTCTggttttatttgaatatacaTACTTATGGTTTTCCATTCTTCTAAATCATTTAATACATGTACATATTCTCTCtacttttaaataaatttaactgTCATTAAATCTTTCATAGCATGCAAATTACAAACTTgtataatgtactattatttaaTTGTGTGAATCCAAATTCTTTCAAGAAAATGCAAGTTAACACTATTTCTATTGATACCTAATTTGTTCCACTTTGATGAACCTTATTATACACTGTCTACGCGCTATGTAATGATTGTGAAAAAACTTTGATCATAATTATACACATACGTATGAAACATAAACTAATAATATTTTGCTTATGCAGGATATTAAAGAGATTATCGATAATTGTGGACACAAACACTGGGCTGATCGGAAAGAGGGTTTGCTAGGCCTGCAGCATTATCTTGCCAGTGGATTCACGTTAAGTGCCACAGAGCTACGTAAAATAACtgatatttttgcaaaaatgttCATGGATTCGCATACAAAAGTCTTTAGTTTGTTCCTCGATACTTtgaatgatttgattcaaacTCACTGTGAAGATCTTGGTGATTGGCTCTATGTGTTGTGTACTCGACTTCTTAACAAACTGGGAACGGATTTACTTGGATCAATTCAGACGAAAATTCACAAAACGTTGGAAGGTGTTAGGGAATGCTTTACAGGCGAGCAGTTATTACCATGTGTAATGCGATTCTTAACGAATCCCACTCAAACGCCAAATTCCCGCGTTAAAGTAGCAACTTTGACATTTATAACTCAAATTGCTGAGACTGCTGAACCGTCCGCTTTGAATAGTTCTGCGGGTCCAGGGCTCGCTAGACTGTTAGACTGGACAAACGATGTCAAAAGTCAAGATGTCAGGAGACATGCCCAAAATGCTGTGATCGCCCTTTATAATTTGAATCCATCACAGTTTACAATGATACTTTCAGAACTGCCAAAGTATTATCAGGTACAGAGCTATTtcgattataatttttttttgttaaatacaTTTGAATCTTAAGTGTATTGACGAATATTTCGACGTTTTAGGAAGCTGCACTCCCACTCATTCAAAGTCACTTGAAAAGATCTTCGGCTACGAGTACACCAGCTTCTCCTGGAACACCTCCGCCCAGAGTTCCCAACTCACCAGCGCGTACTAAAGTAAGAGTAGAAAATGAAGGCGCGGATGATAGCTTGAATCCTGAAGAAGTTTACAAGTAAGATAATCAAGCTTTTTTAAGTTATAAACAATACACGTTATCCACGCATGACATTTATCAAATTTAATGATGTTTAGATCTTTACGTCGTACAACGgcggaaattcaaaattatggGTTTGAGCGCCTAGAAAGAGCAACTACCAGCAAAGACAGTGGTATTAGTAATATGGCTGACGTAGAAGAAAGACTGGAGGGTCTTACTCTATCTAACTCGGTACGTTGCGTTTCTTAATTATAGCTAGATTTAATCTGTTTACTTTTATGTTAATTTAATCGCATGTCGTAAAAATAGGGACGTTCTTCTTCGGTTTCATCGCCTACACAACGCGGCAAGACCGTTACCAACGTGGCAGTAAACGGTTCAAATGACACTATCGCCGGTGACCTTATACTACCTCAGGAGAATAATGGATATAAAACTCATGGCTCCTCGCCGGATTCAATAAGAGGGCCAGAAGTTCTTGATAACACATTGAAGATACTACAAGCGGAAGAATCGCAAATTACGGAAAAAGTGGCTGCGTTACAAGAATTCCAACAATACGTTCGTGAAGGAGATGCTCTTTATATAAAGCAGCATTTTAAGTAAgttcttgtttttttaaattttataataattttttttcctttaaaTATATCGGTACTTATTGGTAATACTTGATCCCTTTGCAGAAGACTGTTAAAAACGTTAATTGGAAGTTTGGCCAGCGATAATAAAGAGATGCAGATTGAAGTGCTCCAGTCCCTCATAGACATGCTAAAGTGCCCTGAATTAGCAGAAAGCTTCTCTAATTACGCAGAGCTCTTAGTTCTGAAAGTAATAAGAGCTCACAAATATGACGATCAAAAGTCTGATgcgagtagcagcagcagtaacAGCGCTAGAACCACGGTAAAATATCCTGAGGTATATTAGGTGTTGTTTCTTTGTGTTGCGCTTTTATTTTGATTCATCTATTTTCATCATTTCGGAAAAAGTAGGTCTCAATTTTGAAGAATTTACAAATTTCGATGTTCAATATTTGTGTTCAACAACCAAGAAACGATATCTTTCTACTCTTAGTGATAGTGATTTTGGAAGCACGATGCAACTttaacatttaatttttccttgattttatttttttgcatgGATTATTCTCAGCAACTTACATTTATACCTTATTTTTACCTTAAGTGCATGTGCATAATATAAGTTATaaacatattttaattataaaatgctTGGATTGCTTTAAAAAACAGCATTGCGTAAAAATCATAGTAGTGGACACCATCAATTGTCTGATAGTGGTATGTTTTAAACTAATAAGCTGTTCTTCGATAATTATAATAGGTGCTCAGAATGGCGGAGAAGTGCGCAGCTACTGTAGCCGTAATTTTGCCACCCGAACAAACGATACAATTCGCTTCATCTATGATGACCACAGAGCCATTCCCACAAAACATGGGTGCAATTAAAATGCTTCACAAAGTAGTGGAACACTATGGCCGGGAGGCGATAGAACCACATCTTTCAAAAGTTATGCCAGGTCTTATAAAGGTAAGAGTCAACAGTAAGATTTTGGAGACATTTAAATACTTAAAAGAGTCAATATATAATAGCAGTTTCATATAAGCTAACCATGCACAAGTATGCTAAGTCTGATATAAGCTCATCGAATTTCAGGCCTATGATGATGCCGAATCGACGGTGCGCAAGAGCGCGGTATTCTGCATGGTGGCAATACATGCGGCTGTCGGCGAAGAGGCACTGAAGCCTCATCTGAGCTCCCTGTATGGCAGTAAGCTCAAACTGCTCAACATCTACATTCAACGAGCACAGCAAGCCACGAGCCAGCCGGCGAGTCCTCGTAGTAACAGCAACAAAAACTAACCGGCGACGGCTGCCAGCGCCGGTGGCAGCAGCATCACCACCGCCGCGACACTCAGGATTGCAATTATGAAGAGATTCGCTCGCCTCACAGCGAGGCATGAGCGATTGCTCTTTCAATTTCTCAGCAAGTCCGAGCCCTGATCCCAAGGCGCGACACTGAATTTTCTTTATACCAAGTACAAAAGATGATGGACTGTCAATACGTTGTACTAGGCTCTGCTGGCGACGCCGAGGGCAGGGATGTGGCgcagaaggaggaggaggacgaaaGTTTAGAGAACGTTTTTAAGCCTACTCTCTGCGATGATTATTCTCTCGTGATCGGATTTGCTTAATATTCGTTTATCTCTTGAACGACTGTGTATATACTTTGATGGACGTTTTCGTGTAAAACACCGTTATAAGCGCACTTGCTTCGGCTCTTTAACGCTGGTCGATCGGTGCTTTTTAGTGTATAGCACTGTGAGCAATaacagagaaaaataaacttgTGGCACTGCAGATATGCCGATGACGTAACGAGACAGGTACAATTTCtttataaacaaaagaaatatttaaaaaaaaaatataataaacgttTAAAACGAGGAATGCTacttaatatttttctgaaaaatcttaataataattgacaaaaaagcagattatatAGAGCTATCCAAATGTAAATTTTAACAAGCGTATTCTTGAAAATTGACGTCAAGCGAGCTTGATGCATCAGTTGGCGAAAGGTATCGATCGATCAAAGTTATTCGTTAACAGTGCATTATTGTCTAGGGCTTTTCCTGCCCACAGTGCATGCGAGACTTAcactcatacacacacacacacacacacacacacatttacACATTTAATTATACAGTGAACATTGACTTCCAGCTGGAGAGATTCTGGCTCAATACGCTGCATTGATATCCCtcccctattttttatttctttatttacagATTGTAAGTTCAGAATGACAGTGAATTGCTACACTCggtaattttataattaccCAACGTGTGTAGGAGCGCTTGATGTTTTGAAGAAAGAAACAGGCAATGTGAGCATGCATAATTATGTAGATTTTTATGTGCTAGTCAAGAATCCTGAAGGACGCACAAGACACAAGAGACACAAAGAACGAATCAGAGCTTTTGTTTTCTTGAAGAGATCGGGTACGGGGCAAAGGGGGAAATACGCAATAAAAAATTGCGGGACAAACGGTAGAATGAGTGAGATTTTGCATAAAAGTAATGACTAGTTCGTTTTAGTGACTCGTCTAATTGCCAATTCTACACAAATTGATACTGAATCAAATTTTATCCGTAATTTTCATTGAAGCTATTCCTTCGTGCCATTGCCTTCTTTCTTGTCTGCATAAAAACGGCTACGAGTGACGTTAATCCATTTTTACATAGTTTGTAGTTTAAGGGGCTTTACAGTATTGTCATTTTCAGtagtattttttgtatgcaaattttaaaagaaaataaatttacatttaAGTTCGTTTTGCACACACATTTTAAATATGTGAATTTCGTCTGACgagaaagtgaaaattataaatcctTCACGTGTTAAACATGTAAGTGCCAAAAATGTCGGACTTGCAAAAATGTAAACAGTcaagcaaaaataattttgaaattttcacgCCAAAAGTTTACCAAGTGCGTCTTTTAAAATCTGTCTGTCAATCACTTCTGTACAACGACAAACAAATCATTTAGTTGATTTTGTTAAGTTAAATTTAAGTTTTAAACTTTTACTCGagaaattttcataaaacatAGACTTTTTACGATTTTCACGTTTTTTGAAACCAGTGCCCCGATTTCCAAGTCCCGATTCTAGTTTCTTCATGGCGGCTCGAAAGTAGTCTCAGCGTGTACCAaccgtgtatatatatacagattATTATAAGTAATTGTAGGACTTACACTAATATAGTATTAACATTCTAATAATTCTTTTTACCGCAATAAGGCGGCTGTCTTGGATAAGTGCATTAAGAGCCGTCACATTTTGCAATGCAATCGTTTATGAATGCTTGTTTTGTTAAGTTTTTGAGCACTATTATTGGTATGATATATTATTAACCTTAACCCTTAGACGGCGAAGCtcaaaaatacgaaaaataatCATAAGAATACAGAACTGTCGAATTACTGTGAGATACATCTGTTTTGTCTTTTTCCCTAATATAGtgttttatgtatatttaatcTTGAAAGAtcgttttatttaattttgagtTTCCGTTGACCTATGTTGAATGTAAATCTTTTCACTGGATTTCACTACATGAAATAAAGGCTTATATCCTGGAGTTTTAatgtgcaaaatataaataatatctgttaacaataaaaataaaaatattaatgatcAATTTCTAAACGatcatattataaatataaataaaatattttgatagtGTATTTGTGTCACTCATCACGATATATTATATAGggttttatattttgaaaattaaaatttatgtaCGCAGGATAAATAATCGTTAAGTGAgataaattattactatttatttacttatgtAAATATACGTCATAAAAGAAACATCAACGGGATAACGCATCATTACGTATCACAGCAATTCGACAACGTTGCTTAAGGGTTGATGTGCGttatgtaaaaaatgataCGATTAAAGCTTATATCGGTATGCGCGTACCTATTTTGTATTGTAGGCGCTCAACTTTACTGATACTTCAAGCAACCTAtttctaataataatattaactaTTGCGATAATAGTAACAAAACGTGTTCACAAAATTAATTTGCTTTTTCAGAGTTACCAATTCCCTAGATCCTTGCTTGTTTTGATACAGTTTTCGAATTATTTACTGATTTGTGCTTCGTAAAAGCTGCGCGCCGAAATATATTGTCATGTCCTTATGGAAAATTATTGTCCACTAAATATCTAACATCAAAGGCTTTCAAATATGAATAAGAGTGTTTGTCTTTtgatgttgaaaatacatttcttttattaatatctaaacgTCATTATTCAgatattttaatcaaaatgtttaaaacaaaaagaaaaaggttAGTATTGTTATTCTACGCGATTTGTTACATATAGTGCTAATACTTATatcaattcaaatttaattcTCATTGAAGAGTATGtagcaaaaattatattttcttgcgataagaaagaaaattatttttcgaaattaaGTATGGTAAGTATTAGTAATATATGCTACTCGCTGTAACAGTTTTCTGGAATTGAGTCTAAAAAGtttctaaaattttgttatgaaagataaaagttaaataattttatataaggACAAGTGAAATCGAGTTTTAAGAAATCTGCAACTGTAGCGATTTTTATTGATGTCTtcgtaaaaatttgttaaattgttTTGACGCgtgcttatatatatatatatctacctAAGTAATAACGCAATTCGTGTTATCTAAAGAATTTTAACGGTCACATAGtgacaaaatttaataataattaaaaggtTTCACGGTGATAAGAGCGATGAAACTTTGACTGCCTCCTTTCTTCTTCGTGTAAAGCAGGAGAAATTAAAGTAAAGGGAATTAAGCGCCACTAAAACGAGCAACGttcttttaaacaaacatGAAAATAACAAAAGTGAATGTAATAAAACTTTATAAAAGGGGAGGATAAAGTGAGAAAGTGTGTGATGGGAAACGAAAGACAAAAAAAGAGTAAGAGATCTGCAGAATTTTTTCACGCTAAATGGTTTAATACGAAGGAGCGCATCGGCTACTACGACGATGAATAATGTATAACCGTATTGTTATTGTAATTGCCAacttgaaataataaattaaagtaCTGCGACAAATCTGTGATTGACGGTTCAGTCACCTTTTTCTCCATATAATACTTATACGTCACTATTTTTTGTCcgatttttagttttattatacggtaatttttaatttatataacaCAACAGTAGGGACTTCTTTGATCCCATGCAGAAActcgtatttttattcgttttatttatttaaccattttACTCTGGATCTAAAATATAAAGTTCGATCACTCATTTCTCTTAATCAGTATTTATTCATCAAATAATCAaagtattatgaaaaaaaaacaacatttaaattttctaagtATATAATATCTACGATATATCAACGAAAGaattttggaatttttaattttattttcatatataaCTATATTGTACGTTATATCAACATGTCTTACATAATCATAATAACATTAAAAGGTTGCACTGTTGTCGAGATTCGTATCAATGCTTATCATGTGCCAATAGACATACAGTTTGCTATTCTAAACGTTGAAGATGTAGCCTACTAATACCACTATTTGAAATAAGGAGCCTTGTTGtgtaattttctaaaatataGCACTTGGAACGAACAGCAATTTACTGCTATGAATGCCTAGACATTTTATAcatgattattttatatttcatcGTCTTAATATgtcttaaaaattaattttacacaTTAAATACACAtcagtattaaaaaattatgatcgTAAAATACGATAAGTAGTATGCGTATAAGCGTTTAaatgaattataaaaaatacgcttTGTATCATCGCACCATTCAGGTAAACGTACAAAAATGTTGGTtctctattaaaaaaaatatcgtaacTCGGTTTCAAACGTAACGAAATTACGCTCAAATATCACCAGGAACAATCAAATCACATCGCACGATAACAACAGTCCTCGAGTTTTTGCATCATCacagttcttttttttcataaaaacaaGTACCCTATACGCCTAAGTACAAGACGACTCGTCATTTCGCTCACAGGCTCCTTCTCTGCGTTCAACATAACATCGTTCCCATATACGTAAAGTTATAAAATGAAACGCGTAACTCATAATAAAATTGGCTAAtaacgtatataatatattatgaaGTAATATCTCGACAATGAATGACTCGACGAATCTCATCGGGATTTTTTACGAATCGCGCATTTGAGACCGTGAAAAAGGCGAGTAAAAAAAACGTTGAAGATATCGATAAAAAATACTATTACTCTATCATATTATCTATTAACTGATGATATAG
This genomic interval carries:
- the LOC100121012 gene encoding CLIP-associating protein 2 isoform X16, whose protein sequence is MTDSDVIVANGHRCSHRGLVKYPSIDKKLWDASSSWILQWDNIVKHPGARARGCHCDIHKPPWLYPDLVGKDLDEPDRAIKSAPVKRTPSLLQKKSQFGPAKAPPVPQAQFGNPATVTRVPSVKRNPSFKSASSGQAGAVDEETFLTAFEDVPPVKLFSSKDLEEQMKAIKDIIGDDKKDWKQRTDSMKKLRGIIIAGGMNYDIFPVCLKDLQRPFETACADLRSQVVREVCITLAYLSLQLKNKFASFGETVLPTLMNLIQNSAKVVATAGAVAVRFILQNTHSSRYVPIIVASLNNKSKDIRRATCEYLHLILQSWQTAILQKHVNILQDAIKKGMADSDSEARAFARKSYWAFKEHFPENAEALLNSLDATYKRALMSLSNSGSINSLNAVSKTNTSPRAPRPAMSATGSTENLHHTQGQPHGPLRRTPSLPRSYRQSGIPILQRPTDNHCRVSPGVRSTSAIDLQAAQRAKARMKYAYMNRQKATLPRPNKSPESSSMASPERIARTRTRVSGVSQSQPSSRSGSPSSRLSYATYNRDGESLVPRPKILDHGMRSSGNSREPSPQRFGYDRNSFGSKVRSRNLHMSPTDRPPSRPVMAQKMLQQSREAESALADALTFDSIDSYTRTPKGKGDHSDDSETSSICSERSHDSFRRPSDSFSWSGSQQRLYRDVWDQSIPKDIKEIIDNCGHKHWADRKEGLLGLQHYLASGFTLSATELRKITDIFAKMFMDSHTKVFSLFLDTLNDLIQTHCEDLGDWLYVLCTRLLNKLGTDLLGSIQTKIHKTLEGVRECFTGEQLLPCVMRFLTNPTQTPNSRVKVATLTFITQIAETAEPSALNSSAGPGLARLLDWTNDVKSQDVRRHAQNAVIALYNLNPSQFTMILSELPKYYQEAALPLIQSHLKRSSATSTPASPGTPPPRVPNSPARTKVRVENEGADDSLNPEEVYKSLRRTTAEIQNYGFERLERATTSKDSGISNMADVEERLEGLTLSNSGRSSSVSSPTQRGKTVTNVAVNGSNDTIAGDLILPQENNGYKTHGSSPDSIRGPEVLDNTLKILQAEESQITEKVAALQEFQQYVREGDALYIKQHFKRLLKTLIGSLASDNKEMQIEVLQSLIDMLKCPELAESFSNYAELLVLKVIRAHKYDDQKSDASSSSSNSARTTVLRMAEKCAATVAVILPPEQTIQFASSMMTTEPFPQNMGAIKMLHKVVEHYGREAIEPHLSKVMPGLIKAYDDAESTVRKSAVFCMVAIHAAVGEEALKPHLSSLYGSKLKLLNIYIQRAQQATSQPASPRSNSNKN
- the LOC100121012 gene encoding CLIP-associating protein 1-A isoform X3, producing the protein MAVNPRDMDGFMSLLSTTDIKKKLQVGLLLLNYLADPFKSIECQDIGLFIDNLVPWLNSSNPKVVQNGLDALTYLADRMGHDFRPYISTIIQPTIDRLGDNKDTTREKAQLLLLKIMEKGSMSPQNLLDKLQPAFSHKNAKLREEALILLTTTLHEHGADEMALSGVTPVIVKLLSDPTEKVRETAMNTLTDIYRHVGDRLRVDLQKKLNVPQAKLAQLLEKFDQLRAAGDMLPQARSADVGKDLDEPDRAIKSAPVKRTPSLLQKKSQFGPAKAPPVPQAQFGNPATVTRVPSVKRNPSFKSASSGQAGAVDEETFLTAFEDVPPVKLFSSKDLEEQMKAIKDIIGDDKKDWKQRTDSMKKLRGIIIAGGMNYDIFPVCLKDLQRPFETACADLRSQVVREVCITLAYLSLQLKNKFASFGETVLPTLMNLIQNSAKVVATAGAVAVRFILQNTHSSRYVPIIVASLNNKSKDIRRATCEYLHLILQSWQTAILQKHVNILQDAIKKGMADSDSEARAFARKSYWAFKEHFPENAEALLNSLDATYKRALMSLSNSGSINSLNAVSKTNTSPRAPRPAMSATGSTENLHHTQGQPHGPLRRTPSLPRSYRQSGIPILQRPTDNHCRVSPGVRSTSAIDLQAAQRAKARMKYAYMNRQKATLPRPNKSPESSSMASPERIARTRTRVSGVSQSQPSSRSGSPSSRLSYATYNRDGESLVPRPKILDHGMRSSGNSREPSPQRFGYDRNSFGSKVRSRNLHMSPTDRPPSRPVMAQKMLQQSREAESALADALTFDSIDSYTRTPKGKGDHSDDSETSSICSERSHDSFRRPSDSFSWSGSQQRLYRDVWDQSIPKDIKEIIDNCGHKHWADRKEGLLGLQHYLASGFTLSATELRKITDIFAKMFMDSHTKVFSLFLDTLNDLIQTHCEDLGDWLYVLCTRLLNKLGTDLLGSIQTKIHKTLEGVRECFTGEQLLPCVMRFLTNPTQTPNSRVKVATLTFITQIAETAEPSALNSSAGPGLARLLDWTNDVKSQDVRRHAQNAVIALYNLNPSQFTMILSELPKYYQEAALPLIQSHLKRSSATSTPASPGTPPPRVPNSPARTKVRVENEGADDSLNPEEVYKSLRRTTAEIQNYGFERLERATTSKDSGISNMADVEERLEGLTLSNSGRSSSVSSPTQRGKTVTNVAVNGSNDTIAGDLILPQENNGYKTHGSSPDSIRGPEVLDNTLKILQAEESQITEKVAALQEFQQYVREGDALYIKQHFKRLLKTLIGSLASDNKEMQIEVLQSLIDMLKCPELAESFSNYAELLVLKVIRAHKYDDQKSDASSSSSNSARTTVKYPEVLRMAEKCAATVAVILPPEQTIQFASSMMTTEPFPQNMGAIKMLHKVVEHYGREAIEPHLSKVMPGLIKAYDDAESTVRKSAVFCMVAIHAAVGEEALKPHLSSLYGSKLKLLNIYIQRAQQATSQPASPRSNSNKN